The DNA segment ACCGACTCGGTCTCCGGGCGGGGCACGAACACGCCCGGCCCGACGGCGAGTTCGAGGTAACGGAAGAACGCGCGTCCGGTGATGTGCTGGAGCGGTTCGCGGGCCTCGCGGCGGGCGACGGCCTCCCAGTAGCGGGCGTCGAAGTCCGCGTCCTTGACATGGTGCAGCTCACCCCGCTTGACGCCGTGCACGAACGCGGCGAGTTCCTCGGCGTCGAAGCGCGGCGAGGGCACACCGGCGTCGGCCAGCCGCTGGGTGGCCTGGGCCACCTCGGCGAGCAGAAGGTTCACGGGGCCTTCCTCCTAGTGCGCTGCGTCTTCATTGTGCGGGTCCGCCGTCGTCCGGCCGGGCTGCCGGGGGCCGTCCCCCGGGGTGAGGTTTCCCGGCCGGTGGGGGCCGGGTCGTGCGGTCCTACTGGGCGGCGGCGAGCTTGGCGGCCGAGTCGGCGTCGACACACGCCTGGATGACCGGGTCGAGTTCGCCGTCGAGCACCTGGTCCAAGTTGTACGCCTTGAAGCCGACCCGGTGGTCCGAGATGCGGTTTTCCGGGAAGTTGTACGTACGGATGCGCTCGGAACGGTCAACCGTGCGGACCTGGCTGCGCCGGGCGTCCGACGCCTCCCGCTCGGCCTCTTCCTGGGCGGCGGCCAGCAGCCGGGAGCGCAGGATGCGCATGGCCTGCTCCTTGTTCTGGAGCTGGCTCTTCTCGTTCTGGCAGGAGACGACGATGCCGGTGGGCAGGTGGGTGATGCGCACCGCGGAGTCGGTGGTGTTGACCGACTGGCCGCCGGGGCCGGAGGAGCGGTAGACGTCGATCCGCAGGTCGTTGGGCCCGATCTCGACCTCGACCTCCTCGGCCTCGGGCGTGACCAGCACACCGGCGGCCGAGGTGTGGATGCGGCCCTGCGACTCGGTGGCGGGCACGCGCTGGACGCGGTGCACCCCGCCCTCGTACTTCAGCCGCGCCCAGACGCCCTGCCCCGGCTCGGTGGCACCGCCGCCGCCCTTGGTCTTCACGGCGACCTGGACGTCCTTGTAGCCGCCGAGGTCGGACTCGTTGGCCTCCAGGATCTCGGTCTTCCAGCCGGCCCGCTCGGCGTAGCGCAGGTACATCCGCAGCAGGTCGCCGGCGAACAGCGCGGACTCCTCGCCGCCCTCGCCGGCCTTGACCTCGAGGATGACGTCCTTGTCGTCGCTGGGGTCGCGCGGGACGAGCAGCAGCCGCAGCTTCTCGGTCAGCTCCTCGCGCCGGGCGTCGAGTTCCTTGACCTCGTCGGCGAAGTCCGGGTCGTCCGCGGCGAGTTCGCGCGCGGTCTCGATGTCCTCGCCGGTCTGCTTCCAGTCGCGGTAGGTCGCGATGATCGGGGTCAGCTCGGCGTAGCGCTTGTTGAGCCGCATGGCCTCGCGCTGGTCGGCGTGGACCGCGGGGTCGGCCAGCCGCTTCTCGAGATCGGCGTGCTCGCCGATCAGTTCCTCGACCGCCTCGAACATCGTGGGTTCCTCTACTGGCTGCTGTGGTGACCCGGGTACCGGGGCTGGCACGTCTGCGGCTGCGCCGCGGTGCCCCGGCCCCCGTACGGGAGCCAAGGGCCAGGACGACAAAACGCCGGTCCGGTCACCCCTGGGCAGGGGCGACCGGAGACCGGCGCCTTGCGGGTCGCTACTTCTTGGCGGCTGCAGCGCCCTTGCCGAAGCGGGCCTCGAAGCGGGCCACGCGGCCGCCCGTGTCCATGATCTTCTGCTTGCCCGTGTAGAACGGGTGGCACTCGGAGCAGATGTCGGCGCGGATGGTGCCGCCGGCGACCGTGCTGCGGGTGGTGAAGGACGCGCCACAGGTGCAGCTGACCTGGGTCTCGACGTACTCCGGGTGGATGTCGCGCTTCAAGGGATTCTCCTAGGTTCGGGAGTGCACCGGGTCGTGCTGCGGGTTGCGTCACGTGAACCGGGGCCGACGGTCCAGTCTGCCAGGACTAGCCGTATCTCCCAAAACCGGGGTACGGCCGCACGTATTCCCCGGCCGCTTCCGGAGCCGCCGGACCCCGCGGCCGGGTGCCGTCCGGCTACTTCACGTACTTGTCCGTGCCGCCCTGGTCACCGGCCGAGCCCTTGGTCGCGGACTTGGGGATGTCCTGGTCCTGCCGGAGCGCGTCCCAGACCTGCCGGCTCTTCTTGACCAGCGGCACCACGCGGTCCGGGTTGGCCGGGTCGTACGTCACCGGCATCGTCACCATGTCGATGTTGTCCGACCCGATGTTGCCCAGGCTCTTGGCCAGGCCGGTCAGCTCGCTGACGGAGTTGAGGTCGGTGTCGGTGGTGATGGCCTTGGTGGCCGTGTCGGCGATGTCGTAGAGCTTGGTGGGGTTGGTGAGCACCCCGACGTTCTTGACCTGGTTCATCAGGGCCTTGATGAACGTCTGCTGCAGCTGGATGCGGCCCAGGTCGCTGCCGTCGCCGCCGGGCACGCCGTGCCGGGTCCGTACGAGGCCGAGCGACTGCTCGCCGTTGAGGGTGTGCTTGCCGGGCTGCAGGTGCAGATGACTGTGGTCGTCGTCGATCGCCTTGCGGGTGGTGATGTCCACCCCGCCCAGCGCGTCGATGAGCTTCTTGAAGCCGGTGAAGTCGACCTCGATGAAGTGGTCCATGCGGACCCCGCTGATCGACTCGACGGTCTTGACCGCGCAGGCCGGCCCGCCGACCTCGAACGCCGTGTTGAACATCGTCCGCTGCGCGCCGGGCACGTCCTTGCCGTCCTTGACGCAGTCGGGGCGCTTGATCATGGTGTCCCGCGGGACGCTGACCACGCTGGCCTTCTTGTGGCCCTTGTAGACGTGCACGATCATCGCGGTGTCGGAGCGCGCGCCGCCCTCGTCCTTGCCGTACTCCCCGTTCTTGCCGGCGCGGGAGTCGGAGCCCATCACGAGGATGTCCATCGAGCCGTCGTCGACGTTCTTCGGCCGGTCGTGCCCGAGGGCGGCGTTGATGTCGACGCCCTTCAGATTGCCGTTGAGCTTGAAGTAGACGTAGCCGAGCCCCGCCCCGCCCAGCAGCGTGACGCTGGTCAGCGTGCACAGGGTGATCGTCAGCGCTCGGCGGCGCCGGGTCGGGCCCTTGCGCCGGCGGCCCGTGGCACGTATGCCGCGGGCACGGCTTTCGGCCGTCTTCGCGGTCCCGTTGCTGTCCGCCATCTGCTCCTCAGTCCTCATTCGCTCGGCTGCCCCTCGCCGCCGCCGTGCGGTGCCCCTGCACGGCTCGTTGCTCCTTGTCAGACGGGAGGTCGACGGGAAGGGTTGCACAGCGAGTCATGAGCGCTTTCTTAGAAACGCGCGGCGGCCCGCCCGGGCGGGCCGGGACCTTCGTCCCCGTCACCTGGGCTTTCGACCCTTTTCCCGGCATGGCTGGAACCATGCGGCTTGCACGGATCTGTGCGGAAGGTCTCAGGCCGGGCAGGTGTGACTGCCCGCGAAGGCGATCAGGTCTGCACGGAGGTGTTCCCTGCGCCCCCTTGCCGGCCGGACAGCGCACAGCCCCCCTCGCCCGCAGGGGGCGAGGGGGGCTGTGCGATGCGGCGCCGGACGCGCCCGAGGGCGTCAGTCGTTGCCGTTGCCCGCGGTCGGCGTCGTCTTCTGGATCTGCAGCAGGAACTCCGCGTTGGACTTCGTCTGCTTCATCTTGTCCAGCAGCAGCTCGATGGCCTGCTGCTGGTCCAGGGCGTGCAGCACCCGGCGCAGCTTCCAGACGACGGCCAGCTCGTCGCTGCCCATGAGGATCTCTTCCTTACGGGTGCTGGACGCGTCCACGTCCACCGCCGGGAAGATCCGCTTGTCCGAGAGCTTGCGGTCGAGCTTGAGCTCCAGGTTGCCGGTGCCCTTGAACTCCTCGAAGATCACCTCGTCCATCCGCGAGCCGGTCTCGACCAGCGCGGTGGCCAGGATGGTCAGCGAGCCGCCGTCCTCGATGTTGCGCGCGGCGCCGAAGAACCGCTTCGGCGG comes from the Streptomyces angustmyceticus genome and includes:
- the prfA gene encoding peptide chain release factor 1 — its product is MFEAVEELIGEHADLEKRLADPAVHADQREAMRLNKRYAELTPIIATYRDWKQTGEDIETARELAADDPDFADEVKELDARREELTEKLRLLLVPRDPSDDKDVILEVKAGEGGEESALFAGDLLRMYLRYAERAGWKTEILEANESDLGGYKDVQVAVKTKGGGGATEPGQGVWARLKYEGGVHRVQRVPATESQGRIHTSAAGVLVTPEAEEVEVEIGPNDLRIDVYRSSGPGGQSVNTTDSAVRITHLPTGIVVSCQNEKSQLQNKEQAMRILRSRLLAAAQEEAEREASDARRSQVRTVDRSERIRTYNFPENRISDHRVGFKAYNLDQVLDGELDPVIQACVDADSAAKLAAAQ
- the rpmE gene encoding 50S ribosomal protein L31, with the translated sequence MKRDIHPEYVETQVSCTCGASFTTRSTVAGGTIRADICSECHPFYTGKQKIMDTGGRVARFEARFGKGAAAAKK
- a CDS encoding LCP family protein, yielding MADSNGTAKTAESRARGIRATGRRRKGPTRRRRALTITLCTLTSVTLLGGAGLGYVYFKLNGNLKGVDINAALGHDRPKNVDDGSMDILVMGSDSRAGKNGEYGKDEGGARSDTAMIVHVYKGHKKASVVSVPRDTMIKRPDCVKDGKDVPGAQRTMFNTAFEVGGPACAVKTVESISGVRMDHFIEVDFTGFKKLIDALGGVDITTRKAIDDDHSHLHLQPGKHTLNGEQSLGLVRTRHGVPGGDGSDLGRIQLQQTFIKALMNQVKNVGVLTNPTKLYDIADTATKAITTDTDLNSVSELTGLAKSLGNIGSDNIDMVTMPVTYDPANPDRVVPLVKKSRQVWDALRQDQDIPKSATKGSAGDQGGTDKYVK